One window of the Pseudomonadota bacterium genome contains the following:
- a CDS encoding ATP-binding protein, with product MAKSRIVARGRERELLESTLESRRPELLTLYGRRRVGKTYLIRSVVQPAAGTYLEITGEKGGTTRLQLRRFRQAIEAAWDLAVPLPDFKSWDDALSYLCDLVQARAKQQPNKTIALFFDELPWLATPRARLLESIDHAWNTRLSRLPQLKLILCGSAASWMLRRIVHAKGGLHNRLTRQLRLEAFTLSEALEYLRARRLRFSEREALELYMSLGGVPYYLDLIERGQSATEAIGRLCFERGGALRNEFRNVFESLFEHHEEHQRIVRTLARRRRGLTRNELLSALGASSGGGINRRLQELEEAGFVARVEPYDKKVKQALFRLIDEYTLFHLKWVESSPRGVLARGGAAYWQGRAQTPAYTAWAGYAFEGVCLKHAQELARALGISSLVTALGSWTCLAPKGKPEREGAQVDLLFERADGVINLCEIKFSRDPFVITKDYARTLKDKLRIFEQQTKTRKRVLLTLVAPHGLRKNSWSEDLVDRVLDARALLG from the coding sequence GTGGCCAAATCTCGTATCGTCGCACGCGGCCGCGAGCGCGAGCTGCTCGAAAGCACGCTCGAATCACGACGGCCCGAGCTCCTTACTTTGTACGGTCGCCGGCGCGTGGGAAAGACCTACTTGATTCGCTCCGTCGTGCAACCAGCCGCAGGAACCTACCTCGAGATCACCGGAGAAAAGGGCGGCACGACCCGTCTTCAGCTCCGGCGTTTTCGACAGGCGATCGAGGCTGCCTGGGACCTCGCGGTTCCGCTGCCGGACTTCAAATCCTGGGACGACGCACTGAGCTATTTGTGCGATCTGGTGCAGGCGCGCGCCAAGCAGCAGCCCAACAAGACCATCGCACTGTTCTTTGACGAGCTCCCCTGGCTGGCGACCCCACGGGCGCGCCTCCTGGAGTCCATCGACCATGCCTGGAACACGCGGCTCTCGCGTTTGCCACAGCTCAAGCTCATTCTCTGCGGCAGCGCAGCTTCCTGGATGCTGCGCCGCATCGTCCACGCCAAAGGCGGCCTGCACAACCGCCTGACGCGCCAGCTGCGTCTCGAAGCCTTCACCTTGAGCGAAGCCCTCGAGTACTTGCGCGCCCGCCGGCTGAGGTTTTCCGAGCGCGAAGCGCTCGAGCTGTACATGAGCCTCGGCGGTGTGCCCTACTACCTCGACCTGATCGAGCGCGGGCAATCTGCGACGGAAGCCATAGGACGCCTGTGCTTCGAGCGCGGCGGTGCACTACGAAACGAATTCCGCAACGTGTTCGAAAGCCTATTCGAGCACCACGAGGAGCACCAGCGAATCGTGCGCACGCTGGCGCGACGGCGCCGCGGACTAACCAGAAACGAGCTGCTCAGCGCCCTGGGCGCTTCGTCCGGCGGAGGCATCAACCGGCGCCTGCAGGAGCTGGAGGAGGCCGGGTTCGTCGCCCGCGTGGAGCCCTACGACAAGAAGGTGAAGCAGGCGCTGTTCAGGCTGATCGACGAGTACACGCTCTTTCACCTGAAGTGGGTCGAGTCGAGCCCCAGGGGCGTGCTGGCGCGTGGCGGAGCCGCCTACTGGCAAGGTCGCGCCCAGACACCCGCCTACACCGCCTGGGCAGGCTACGCCTTCGAGGGCGTCTGCCTGAAGCACGCTCAGGAGCTCGCCCGCGCTCTCGGCATCAGCAGCCTTGTCACCGCGCTGGGTTCCTGGACCTGCCTGGCTCCCAAGGGCAAGCCCGAACGCGAAGGGGCTCAGGTCGATTTGCTCTTCGAGCGTGCAGACGGCGTTATCAACCTGTGTGAAATCAAGTTCAGCCGCGATCCTTTCGTGATCACCAAAGATTATGCCCGCACATTGAAGGACAAGCTGCGCATCTTCGAGCAGCAAACAAAGACCAGAAAACGCGTCCTGCTGACGCTGGTCGCGCCGCACGGGCTTCGGAAAAACAGCTGGTCCGAAGATCTGGTCGACCGAGTCCTGGACGCGAGGGCTCTGCTCGGCTGA